The following are encoded together in the Burkholderiales bacterium genome:
- the dctP gene encoding TRAP transporter substrate-binding protein DctP: MRQFLTALALAMLLAPQAATAQQITLRMVSSFPENAQYTRRLEGFIQKFNAEHKGSLQIGFLGGPKAIPSFETGNAVRSGVVDLALTTGAFYTNLMPEADALKLAQIPMAEQRRNGAYDYINRLWQQKANMVYLARTVEGTPFHVYLNKKIDQPDLSGLKLRITPVYRDFFQALGAQVVQTAPGELYTALERGVVDGYGWPITGIFDLSWHEKTRYRVDPGFYNAEVSIVANLDTWKRLSAAQREMLDSWALWIESQNASFWSAEVARETRRQAEAGIQTIQLNGAHAKAFLDKAYEAGWAGIIRQSPEHGPRLRALLSKQ; the protein is encoded by the coding sequence TTGAGACAGTTCCTAACGGCACTGGCGCTTGCGATGTTGCTCGCACCGCAGGCCGCGACGGCCCAGCAGATCACCCTGAGAATGGTGAGCTCGTTTCCCGAGAACGCGCAATACACGCGCAGGCTGGAAGGTTTCATCCAGAAGTTCAACGCCGAGCACAAAGGCAGCCTGCAGATCGGCTTCCTTGGCGGACCGAAAGCGATCCCGAGTTTCGAGACCGGCAACGCGGTGCGCAGCGGCGTGGTCGACCTCGCGCTCACCACCGGCGCCTTCTACACCAATCTGATGCCCGAAGCCGACGCGCTGAAGCTCGCGCAGATTCCGATGGCGGAACAGCGGCGAAACGGAGCCTACGACTACATCAACCGCCTCTGGCAACAGAAGGCCAACATGGTGTACCTCGCGCGCACGGTTGAAGGCACGCCGTTCCACGTGTATCTGAACAAAAAGATCGACCAGCCGGACCTGAGCGGGCTGAAGCTGCGCATCACGCCGGTGTATCGCGATTTCTTCCAGGCCCTCGGCGCACAGGTCGTGCAGACCGCCCCGGGCGAGCTCTACACCGCCCTCGAGCGGGGCGTGGTGGATGGCTATGGCTGGCCCATCACGGGCATCTTCGATCTGTCCTGGCACGAGAAGACCAGATACCGCGTCGACCCGGGGTTCTACAACGCCGAAGTGTCGATCGTCGCCAATCTGGACACTTGGAAAAGACTCTCGGCCGCACAGCGCGAGATGCTCGACAGCTGGGCGCTATGGATCGAAAGTCAGAATGCCTCCTTCTGGTCTGCGGAGGTGGCGCGCGAGACCCGGCGTCAGGCCGAGGCGGGGATACAGACCATTCAGCTGAACGGCGCGCACGCGAAGGCTTTTTTGGACAAAGCCTACGAAGCCGGCTGGGCGGGCATCATCCGGCAAAGCCCCGAGCACGGCCCTCGCCTGCGTGCTCTACTAAGCAAGCAGTAA
- a CDS encoding cyclase family protein produces the protein MTLQSIRGLVVAAAALFAFGIPAACAQSDLIRSLQSARIVELNFVWDQKSPLLSFNPPYATALVNTHQQTIGWIPQLSFAADMMYFSGQHGAPTIDAIGHIGHDGKLFGGIPAAQAEAPNGLLKLGIENYPKERLVNRGVLLDVARFKNVEALAAGEEITAADLEATAKAQGAQIRAGDSVLIRTGYGRFFDTDKAKYMGPRPGPGESAANWLASKKIFLTGADQLSYEVYPEKGTVFPAHRILIADNGIYIVENMNLEELSQVLAARKNWEFALVLNPPRLRGMTGAPVNAFAIIPQ, from the coding sequence ATGACCTTACAGAGCATCCGCGGCCTCGTCGTCGCGGCAGCGGCTTTGTTCGCGTTCGGCATTCCGGCCGCATGCGCGCAGAGCGATCTGATCCGTTCGCTGCAGTCGGCGAGGATCGTCGAGCTGAATTTCGTGTGGGACCAGAAGTCGCCGCTGCTCAGCTTCAACCCGCCTTACGCAACCGCGCTCGTCAACACGCATCAGCAGACCATCGGGTGGATTCCGCAACTGTCCTTCGCCGCCGACATGATGTACTTCAGCGGCCAGCACGGCGCACCCACCATCGACGCCATCGGGCACATCGGGCACGACGGCAAGCTCTTCGGCGGGATTCCCGCCGCCCAGGCCGAAGCGCCCAATGGGCTCTTGAAGCTGGGCATCGAGAACTACCCGAAAGAGCGGCTGGTGAACCGGGGTGTGCTGCTCGACGTCGCGCGCTTCAAGAACGTGGAGGCGCTCGCAGCGGGCGAAGAGATCACCGCGGCCGACCTGGAAGCCACGGCCAAGGCCCAGGGCGCGCAGATCCGCGCCGGCGACTCGGTGCTGATCCGCACCGGCTACGGCAGGTTCTTCGACACCGACAAGGCGAAGTACATGGGCCCGCGGCCTGGCCCGGGCGAGAGTGCGGCGAACTGGCTGGCGTCGAAGAAGATCTTCCTGACCGGCGCCGACCAGCTGAGCTACGAGGTCTATCCGGAGAAGGGCACGGTCTTTCCGGCGCACCGCATTCTGATTGCGGACAACGGCATCTACATCGTCGAGAACATGAACCTTGAGGAATTGTCCCAGGTGCTCGCCGCTCGCAAGAACTGGGAGTTCGCGCTGGTGCTCAATCCCCCGCGCCTGCGCGGCATGACCGGCGCGCCGGTCAACGCCTTCGCCATCATTCCCCAGTAA
- a CDS encoding indolepyruvate ferredoxin oxidoreductase subunit alpha, producing MERSFRREVGLLKLGDGETFHGEGILAVTKALLQSGVAYVGGYQGAPVSHMMDVLNDARDILDELGVHVESNASEAGAAAMLGASINYPLRGAVTFKSTVGTNVASDALSNLASAGVRGGTLIVLGEDYGEGASIIQERTHAFAMKSQMWLLDPRPSLPTIVRMVEQGFELSEASSTPVMLELRIRACHVHGSFVTKANRAPVYSRKRLIEEPDFDYARICLPPATYAQERHKIEVRWPAAVKFIGEHRLNEFFGGEQRDIGIVCQGGLYNAVVRALQQLGLADAFGATAIPIYCLNVTYPLIPEEVSRFCSGKRAVLMVEEGQPAYLEDALHTLLRKADLQTRVNGKDFLPMAGEYTGEVVLTGVARWIQAMAGAAVDTERIEQILASLVAPKKKAAQILGAPVPVRPPGFCVGCPERPVFSAMKLAEREVGRFHVSADIGCHTFSTLPPFNIGNTVLGYGLGLASNSAVNPMFARRTVTVMGDGGFWHNGLTTGVANAAFNRDDGVLVIMKNGYTSATGTQNIPSSPHQDAHRAKDMSIEKALQGLGIRWIRNVYTYRVAQMKKVLLEAMTTSYRGLKVIVADAECQLERQRRIRPQIAKRLKRGERVVRSRFGVDEDVCTGDHSCIRLSGCPSLTIKPSADPLKLDPVAHVDNGCVGCGLCGEVAHAAVLCPSFFRAEIVQNPTWWDRLLDRIRRAVIGWLQPA from the coding sequence ATGGAACGATCCTTCAGAAGAGAAGTCGGGCTGCTCAAGCTCGGCGACGGCGAGACTTTTCACGGCGAAGGCATTCTCGCGGTCACCAAAGCGCTGCTGCAGTCCGGCGTGGCGTACGTCGGCGGCTACCAGGGCGCGCCGGTCTCGCACATGATGGACGTGCTCAACGACGCGCGCGACATCCTCGACGAGCTGGGTGTGCACGTGGAATCGAACGCTTCGGAGGCGGGCGCGGCCGCCATGCTCGGCGCCTCGATCAACTATCCGTTGCGTGGCGCGGTCACTTTCAAGTCCACCGTTGGCACCAACGTCGCCTCGGACGCGTTGTCCAATCTCGCTTCAGCCGGCGTGCGCGGCGGCACCCTCATCGTGCTGGGCGAAGATTACGGCGAAGGCGCCTCCATCATCCAGGAACGCACGCACGCCTTTGCGATGAAGTCGCAGATGTGGCTGCTCGATCCGCGCCCGAGCCTTCCGACTATCGTGCGCATGGTCGAACAAGGCTTCGAGCTCTCCGAAGCCTCCAGCACGCCGGTCATGCTGGAGCTTCGCATCCGCGCCTGCCACGTGCACGGCTCGTTTGTGACCAAGGCCAATCGGGCGCCGGTCTACTCTCGCAAACGGCTGATCGAGGAGCCGGACTTCGATTACGCCAGAATCTGCCTGCCACCCGCCACCTACGCCCAGGAAAGACACAAGATCGAGGTGCGCTGGCCGGCAGCGGTGAAGTTCATCGGCGAGCATCGCCTCAACGAGTTCTTCGGGGGCGAGCAGCGCGACATCGGGATCGTGTGCCAGGGCGGCCTGTACAACGCGGTGGTGCGGGCGCTGCAGCAGCTTGGGCTGGCCGACGCCTTCGGCGCCACGGCGATTCCGATCTACTGCCTCAACGTCACCTACCCGCTGATCCCGGAAGAGGTGTCTCGCTTCTGCTCGGGCAAGCGCGCGGTGCTGATGGTCGAGGAGGGACAGCCCGCCTATCTCGAAGACGCGCTGCACACCCTGCTGCGCAAGGCCGACCTGCAAACCCGAGTCAACGGCAAGGACTTTCTTCCGATGGCGGGCGAGTACACCGGGGAAGTCGTGCTGACCGGCGTTGCGCGCTGGATTCAGGCGATGGCAGGCGCCGCAGTGGATACGGAGCGTATCGAACAGATCCTGGCGTCGCTCGTCGCGCCGAAGAAGAAGGCCGCACAGATCCTCGGCGCGCCGGTTCCGGTGCGCCCCCCCGGCTTCTGCGTGGGCTGCCCGGAGCGACCGGTGTTCTCGGCCATGAAGCTGGCCGAACGCGAAGTCGGCCGGTTCCATGTTTCCGCGGATATCGGCTGCCATACCTTCTCCACCCTCCCACCGTTCAACATCGGCAACACCGTGCTCGGCTACGGACTGGGGTTGGCCTCGAATTCGGCGGTCAACCCGATGTTCGCGCGGCGCACGGTGACGGTCATGGGCGACGGCGGGTTCTGGCACAACGGGCTCACCACCGGCGTGGCCAACGCCGCGTTCAACCGGGATGACGGCGTGCTGGTCATCATGAAGAACGGCTACACCTCGGCCACCGGAACACAGAACATCCCGTCATCCCCGCACCAGGACGCGCACAGGGCCAAGGACATGTCGATCGAGAAAGCGTTGCAAGGCCTGGGCATCCGCTGGATACGCAACGTCTACACCTATCGCGTCGCGCAGATGAAGAAGGTCCTGCTGGAGGCGATGACCACGTCCTACCGCGGATTGAAAGTGATCGTGGCCGACGCCGAGTGCCAGCTCGAACGCCAGCGCCGCATCCGGCCGCAGATCGCCAAGAGGCTCAAGCGCGGCGAGCGCGTCGTGCGCAGCCGCTTCGGCGTGGACGAGGATGTCTGCACCGGCGACCACTCGTGCATCCGGCTGTCGGGGTGCCCGTCGCTCACCATCAAACCGAGCGCGGACCCGCTCAAGCTCGATCCGGTCGCCCATGTCGACAACGGCTGCGTGGGCTGCGGGCTGTGCGGGGAAGTGGCGCACGCCGCGGTGCTGTGCCCGTCGTTCTTTCGCGCCGAGATCGTGCAGAACCCGACGTGGTGGGACCGGCTGCTCGATCGCATTCGCCGCGCGGTCATCGGCTGGCTCCAGCCTGCGTGA
- a CDS encoding thioesterase family protein, with protein sequence MNKVFAHEQLVRFSHCDPAGIVYYPWFFDMTHATKEDWFLHGLGYSHAALMRERRIGTPTVSIQAEFFKPLQMGETVRYELRVLKVGNASVSLSISGRKDDVEHLRITQTIVFMSLDSRRAIPIPDDLRPRIEEYLAMEGGNVGGAAL encoded by the coding sequence GTGAACAAGGTATTCGCTCACGAGCAACTGGTGCGCTTCTCGCACTGCGATCCCGCGGGGATCGTGTACTACCCTTGGTTCTTCGACATGACGCACGCGACCAAGGAGGACTGGTTCCTGCACGGCCTCGGCTATTCGCACGCCGCTCTGATGCGCGAGCGCCGCATCGGCACGCCCACGGTCAGCATCCAGGCCGAGTTCTTCAAGCCGCTGCAGATGGGAGAGACCGTACGCTACGAGCTGCGCGTGCTCAAGGTCGGCAATGCCTCGGTCAGTCTTTCGATCAGCGGCCGCAAGGACGACGTCGAGCACCTGAGGATCACGCAGACCATCGTGTTCATGTCACTGGATTCGAGACGCGCGATCCCGATCCCGGACGATCTGCGGCCGAGGATCGAGGAATATCTGGCGATGGAAGGCGGGAACGTGGGCGGCGCCGCGCTCTGA
- a CDS encoding glycosyltransferase family 1 protein: protein MKVLIVTDAWSPQVNGVVTTLGKIGDGLRNLGNEVHFLTPQRFRSIPCPTYPEIRLSLLPYSGVRQEIEAFAPDAIHIATEGPLGIAARRYCIARGLAFTTAFHTRFAEYVHARIRVPVDLTYRWLRSFHAPSRAVMVPTPSVRRDLEARGFANTVHWTRGVDTETFSPGARAALQDRRPIFLYVGRVAVEKNIEAFLRLDLPGSKWVVGQGPMRAHLERRYPEVRFEGLKTPAELARYYRAADVFVFPSLTDTFGLVMLEALACGTPVAAFPVAGPIDVIGASGAGVLHEDLRAACLGALDISRDQARRYAEQFSWQSSVEQFASNLVQVR from the coding sequence ATGAAGGTACTGATTGTCACCGACGCCTGGTCGCCGCAGGTCAACGGCGTGGTCACCACGCTGGGCAAGATCGGCGACGGTCTGCGCAATCTGGGAAACGAAGTGCACTTTCTGACTCCGCAGCGGTTCAGGTCGATTCCCTGTCCGACCTACCCGGAAATCCGCTTGAGCTTGCTGCCGTATTCCGGTGTGAGGCAGGAGATCGAGGCCTTTGCGCCCGACGCGATCCACATCGCCACCGAGGGGCCGCTCGGCATCGCGGCGCGCCGTTACTGCATTGCGCGCGGACTGGCTTTCACGACCGCCTTCCATACGCGCTTCGCGGAGTACGTGCATGCCCGCATTCGCGTGCCGGTAGACCTGACCTATCGCTGGTTGCGCAGCTTTCACGCGCCCTCGCGTGCGGTAATGGTACCTACGCCCAGCGTGAGGCGCGACCTGGAAGCGCGTGGTTTCGCCAACACCGTACATTGGACGCGGGGCGTTGACACCGAGACGTTCTCTCCGGGCGCGCGCGCAGCCCTGCAAGACCGCCGTCCGATCTTTCTCTATGTGGGCCGGGTCGCGGTGGAGAAGAACATCGAGGCTTTTCTCAGGCTCGATCTGCCTGGTTCGAAATGGGTGGTGGGCCAAGGTCCTATGCGCGCCCATCTCGAGCGCCGGTACCCGGAGGTTCGCTTCGAGGGCCTGAAGACGCCCGCCGAACTCGCGCGCTACTACCGCGCGGCGGACGTGTTCGTGTTTCCCAGCCTGACCGACACTTTCGGACTGGTCATGCTCGAGGCGCTGGCCTGTGGCACCCCGGTCGCGGCCTTCCCGGTCGCCGGTCCGATCGACGTGATCGGTGCCAGCGGCGCCGGCGTGCTTCATGAGGATCTGCGGGCGGCCTGCCTGGGCGCGCTGGATATCTCCCGCGACCAGGCGCGGCGCTACGCGGAGCAGTTCTCGTGGCAGTCTTCGGTCGAGCAGTTCGCCAGCAACCTCGTGCAGGTCCGCTGA
- a CDS encoding TRAP transporter small permease, with amino-acid sequence MKRFYDLLMQGCGVAAALTIGAMALLVTFDIVARNTGLGSFPWVVELSEYSLPLATFLAAPWLLRRNEHVRLDMLLTALPGPIARQLDRVADLIGLTVCAVFVWYGVKVIVDSSRLGSLVIKTLVFPEWWLFVPVPLCFGLLGMEFARRMFGAGELSSRGPGL; translated from the coding sequence GTGAAGCGATTCTATGACCTGCTGATGCAAGGCTGCGGAGTGGCCGCGGCCCTGACCATCGGGGCGATGGCGCTGCTCGTGACCTTCGACATCGTCGCGCGCAATACCGGGCTGGGCAGTTTTCCATGGGTGGTGGAGCTCTCCGAATACAGCCTTCCCCTGGCCACGTTTCTGGCGGCGCCGTGGCTGCTGCGACGCAATGAGCATGTGCGGCTCGACATGCTGTTGACGGCGCTGCCCGGGCCGATCGCCCGCCAGCTCGACCGCGTGGCGGATCTGATCGGTCTGACGGTATGCGCGGTGTTCGTCTGGTATGGCGTGAAGGTCATTGTCGATTCGTCCCGGCTCGGCTCGCTGGTCATCAAGACCCTGGTCTTCCCGGAGTGGTGGCTGTTCGTTCCCGTGCCGCTGTGCTTCGGGCTGCTCGGCATGGAGTTCGCACGGCGCATGTTCGGAGCCGGCGAGCTGAGTTCGCGCGGGCCCGGACTCTAG
- a CDS encoding SDR family oxidoreductase has translation MNSHNKVAVVTGAGSGIGKAVALAFLGNGYRVALAGRRRDALEQTMKDALEAAKNALVVPTDVANPDSVRALFAKTKEQFGRLDVLFNNAGVNAPGIPLEDLTVEQWRYVVDVNLSGMFYCMQQAFRIMKDQEPRGGRIINNGSISAHAPRPNSAPYTSTKHAVTGLTKSGSLDGRKYDIAVCQIDIGNALTEMAARMTKGVPQADGSIKVEPTMDVKHVADAVLHMASLPLDVNMQFVTIMATKMPFVGRG, from the coding sequence ATGAATTCCCACAACAAGGTCGCTGTGGTCACCGGCGCGGGCAGCGGCATCGGCAAGGCTGTCGCCCTCGCGTTCCTCGGGAACGGCTACCGGGTAGCGCTCGCCGGCAGGCGTCGGGATGCGCTCGAACAGACGATGAAAGACGCGCTGGAGGCAGCGAAGAACGCGCTTGTGGTTCCGACCGACGTGGCCAATCCGGACTCGGTCAGGGCGCTGTTCGCGAAGACGAAGGAGCAATTCGGGCGGCTCGACGTGCTGTTCAACAACGCCGGCGTCAATGCGCCCGGCATCCCGCTCGAGGACCTGACCGTGGAGCAGTGGAGATACGTCGTGGACGTCAATCTCTCCGGGATGTTCTATTGCATGCAGCAGGCGTTCCGGATCATGAAAGACCAGGAGCCTCGCGGGGGACGCATCATCAACAACGGCTCGATCTCGGCGCACGCGCCGCGTCCGAATTCGGCGCCCTACACCTCGACCAAGCACGCCGTGACGGGTCTGACCAAGTCCGGTTCGCTCGACGGGCGCAAGTACGACATCGCGGTGTGCCAGATCGACATCGGCAATGCGCTCACGGAAATGGCTGCGAGGATGACCAAGGGCGTTCCGCAGGCTGACGGCTCGATCAAGGTCGAGCCGACGATGGACGTGAAGCATGTGGCCGACGCGGTGCTGCACATGGCGAGCCTGCCGCTCGACGTGAACATGCAGTTCGTCACCATCATGGCGACCAAGATGCCCTTCGTCGGGCGCGGCTAA
- a CDS encoding indolepyruvate oxidoreductase subunit beta family protein — MIQRLPERPITVLIAALGGEGGGVLSNWIVEAATAQGFPVQSTSIPGVAQRTGATTYYVEIYPVRHEQLGGRRPILALTPSPGNVDVMVASELLEAARAMQNGYVSPDRTTLIASTHRIYAIGEKAAKTDGRFDDERIHRAARALARRAVMFDMAALTAQSGTVISAVLFGAIAGSGVLPLSREACEQAIRRADKGAEASLRGFAAGWARATGQSDSAAPEQSRRSVEHCVDRVRRDFPAPTHRIIQEGVARLTDYLDAAYAGAYLDRLRPIAELERERGGAPDHALTRETARYLALWMSYEDLIRVADLKTRRSRFERVRAEAGAKPHEPVRVVEFLKPGIEELCDVLPPRLARPLLSWAQRRGKSFNVGLRLHTHSVSGFLLMRAMAWLRPVRRRTSRFHDEQVRIERWLAAIRAADDLGLALEIAHCARLLKGYADTHKRGLSNFLRIFDELVEGNPQLSAAERAAAIRAAREAALRDPEGGKLTQALPGGPAPGPPARPVVWLSPKRAGMLSDRPDN, encoded by the coding sequence GTGATACAGCGATTGCCGGAAAGGCCGATCACGGTGCTGATCGCCGCGCTGGGCGGCGAGGGTGGCGGCGTGCTTTCGAACTGGATCGTCGAGGCGGCCACGGCGCAAGGCTTCCCGGTACAGAGCACATCGATCCCGGGCGTGGCCCAGCGCACCGGTGCAACCACCTATTACGTCGAGATTTACCCCGTACGCCATGAGCAGCTCGGGGGACGGCGGCCGATTCTCGCGCTCACCCCTTCGCCGGGCAACGTGGACGTCATGGTCGCCTCGGAACTGCTCGAAGCCGCCCGCGCCATGCAGAACGGCTACGTGAGTCCGGATCGCACCACGCTGATTGCCTCGACGCACCGCATCTATGCGATCGGCGAGAAGGCGGCCAAGACCGATGGCCGCTTCGACGACGAAAGAATCCACCGGGCAGCCAGGGCGCTGGCCCGCCGCGCCGTGATGTTCGACATGGCGGCGCTCACCGCGCAGTCGGGCACGGTGATCAGCGCCGTCCTGTTCGGCGCGATCGCCGGCTCGGGCGTACTGCCGCTTTCGCGCGAAGCCTGTGAGCAGGCGATTCGACGTGCAGACAAAGGTGCCGAGGCGAGTCTTCGCGGATTCGCCGCCGGCTGGGCGCGCGCTACTGGACAGTCCGACAGTGCAGCCCCTGAGCAAAGCCGGCGCAGCGTGGAACACTGCGTGGACCGCGTGCGCCGCGATTTCCCTGCGCCGACTCACCGGATCATCCAGGAAGGCGTCGCACGGCTCACCGACTACCTGGATGCGGCCTATGCCGGCGCTTATCTGGACCGCCTGCGGCCGATCGCGGAGCTTGAGCGCGAGAGGGGCGGCGCACCCGACCACGCGCTGACCCGCGAGACCGCACGCTACCTCGCGCTGTGGATGAGTTACGAGGACCTGATCCGCGTGGCGGACCTGAAGACGCGCCGCTCGCGCTTCGAGCGCGTGCGCGCGGAAGCTGGAGCCAAGCCGCACGAGCCGGTGCGCGTCGTCGAGTTCCTCAAGCCCGGTATCGAAGAACTCTGCGACGTGCTGCCGCCGCGGCTGGCGCGACCGTTACTTTCCTGGGCGCAAAGGCGCGGGAAATCGTTCAACGTCGGGCTGCGCCTGCACACGCACAGCGTATCCGGCTTCCTCCTGATGCGCGCAATGGCGTGGCTCAGACCCGTGCGCCGCCGGACTTCGCGCTTTCACGATGAACAGGTCCGGATCGAACGGTGGCTGGCGGCGATCCGGGCTGCGGACGACCTCGGGCTTGCGCTGGAAATCGCGCACTGCGCGAGACTGCTCAAGGGCTACGCGGACACGCACAAGCGGGGCTTGAGCAACTTCCTGCGCATCTTCGACGAGCTGGTGGAAGGCAACCCGCAGCTGTCTGCCGCAGAACGCGCGGCCGCGATCCGCGCAGCGCGCGAGGCTGCGCTGCGCGATCCCGAGGGCGGAAAGCTCACGCAGGCGCTGCCGGGCGGCCCGGCTCCCGGCCCACCCGCCCGGCCGGTCGTCTGGCTCTCGCCCAAACGCGCCGGCATGCTTTCCGACCGTCCGGACAACTGA
- a CDS encoding TRAP transporter large permease, whose product MPWYLAAAVLFGCLATGYAIGLPAAFSFFAVNLAGAYHYLGGEAGLAQLVRNGVASITNFSLTPIPFFVLMGEVLFHTGVAMKAIDAIARLIRRVPGRLAVIAVVAGTVFSAISGSTIATTAMLGSLLLPEMLRRGYHAGMATGPIMAIGAVDMLIPPSALAVLLGSLAGISISHLLVAGIVPGVVLAAAFVIYIVVRVSASPALAPTFEDEDRSSGWERWRPLAVYVTPLVLIFVVVIAAMAAGWATPTESAAIGAIATVLVAWLYRSITLQSLMKALLGTAAISGVILFIIVGATTFSQVLTFSGATDGVVSAIREGSLGPWGALIGMMAILLVLGCFIDQVSMMLLTLPFFMPLVQHYGFDAVWFGVLFLIAMQMGLLMPPFGMLLFVMKSVAPKRITIAHIYRAVVPYLVFGLLMLAAVMLLPELALWLPKTLLN is encoded by the coding sequence ATGCCTTGGTATCTTGCCGCGGCCGTTCTGTTCGGCTGTCTGGCGACCGGCTACGCCATCGGCCTGCCGGCGGCGTTCTCGTTCTTCGCCGTCAACCTCGCCGGGGCGTATCACTACCTGGGCGGCGAGGCCGGCCTGGCACAACTGGTACGAAACGGTGTCGCGTCGATCACCAACTTCTCGCTGACTCCGATCCCGTTCTTCGTCCTGATGGGTGAAGTGCTGTTCCATACCGGTGTGGCGATGAAAGCGATCGATGCGATCGCGCGGCTGATCCGCCGCGTGCCCGGGCGTCTCGCGGTCATCGCCGTGGTGGCGGGGACCGTGTTCTCGGCCATATCGGGTTCGACGATCGCCACCACCGCCATGCTCGGCAGCCTGCTCTTGCCCGAAATGCTGCGGCGCGGCTATCACGCCGGCATGGCAACCGGGCCGATCATGGCGATCGGTGCCGTGGACATGCTGATCCCGCCTTCGGCGCTTGCCGTGCTGCTCGGCAGCCTGGCGGGCATCTCCATCTCCCATCTCCTGGTGGCGGGAATCGTGCCGGGCGTGGTCCTGGCAGCCGCGTTCGTCATCTACATCGTGGTGCGGGTCAGCGCGAGTCCTGCGCTCGCTCCCACCTTCGAGGACGAAGACCGCTCGAGCGGCTGGGAGCGCTGGCGTCCTCTGGCTGTTTATGTCACGCCGCTGGTGCTGATCTTCGTGGTCGTCATCGCCGCCATGGCCGCGGGCTGGGCTACTCCGACCGAATCGGCGGCAATCGGCGCAATCGCGACGGTGTTGGTCGCTTGGCTGTACCGCTCGATCACGCTGCAGAGCCTGATGAAGGCGCTGCTCGGGACGGCAGCGATTTCCGGCGTGATCCTGTTCATCATCGTGGGTGCGACGACCTTTTCGCAGGTGCTCACCTTTTCCGGTGCGACCGACGGGGTAGTGTCGGCGATCCGCGAAGGCAGTCTCGGTCCCTGGGGCGCGCTGATCGGGATGATGGCGATCCTGCTGGTGCTCGGCTGCTTCATCGATCAGGTGAGCATGATGCTGCTGACGCTGCCTTTCTTCATGCCGCTGGTCCAGCACTACGGGTTCGACGCGGTCTGGTTCGGCGTGCTGTTCCTGATCGCCATGCAGATGGGACTGCTGATGCCGCCTTTCGGGATGCTGCTGTTCGTCATGAAGAGCGTGGCGCCAAAGCGGATTACAATTGCCCATATCTATCGCGCGGTAGTGCCTTACCTCGTATTCGGATTGCTGATGCTGGCGGCGGTGATGCTTTTGCCGGAGCTCGCACTATGGCTGCCGAAAACGTTGTTGAACTGA